The proteins below are encoded in one region of Pseudoduganella armeniaca:
- a CDS encoding 2OG-Fe dioxygenase family protein: MSAAAPAFTPLEQVSAALSTQGYALLAPADVAALAGTPLAQLEALAPTWDELELDNYLKDGGRYRRRRHSCFVQEGDVLAQTAHRAHWQPVEYNALHGGMHRMFAPVRPATIEQPGWQGLLTALGRVCSAVRGVRTWYVEAHQFRIDTADGIGRPTPEGAHRDGVDYVAVLLVGRHGIKGGETRVFEADGPNGKRFTMTEPWTLLLLDDAAVIHESTPIQPLGEHGYRDTLVLTYRAGAFQGEQ, from the coding sequence ATGTCCGCCGCCGCACCCGCCTTTACGCCCCTCGAACAAGTCAGCGCGGCCCTGAGCACGCAGGGTTATGCGCTGCTGGCGCCGGCCGACGTGGCCGCGCTGGCCGGCACGCCGCTGGCGCAGCTGGAGGCGCTGGCACCCACCTGGGACGAACTGGAGCTGGACAATTACCTGAAGGACGGCGGCCGTTACCGGCGCCGGCGCCACTCCTGCTTCGTGCAGGAAGGCGACGTACTGGCGCAAACGGCGCACCGCGCGCACTGGCAGCCGGTCGAATACAACGCCCTGCACGGCGGCATGCACCGCATGTTCGCGCCGGTGCGGCCGGCCACCATCGAACAGCCGGGCTGGCAAGGCCTGCTGACGGCGCTCGGGCGGGTCTGCTCCGCCGTGCGCGGCGTGCGCACCTGGTACGTGGAAGCCCATCAGTTCCGCATCGACACGGCCGATGGCATCGGCCGTCCCACGCCGGAAGGCGCGCACCGCGATGGCGTCGACTACGTGGCCGTGCTGCTGGTGGGCCGGCACGGCATCAAGGGCGGCGAAACGCGCGTGTTCGAGGCCGATGGCCCGAACGGCAAGCGTTTCACGATGACCGAGCCCTGGACCCTGCTGCTGCTGGACGACGCCGCCGTGATCCACGAGTCGACGCCGATCCAGCCGCTGGGCGAGCATGGTTATCGCGACACCCTCGTGCTGACCTACCGCGCCGGCGCGTTCCAGGGCGAGCAATAA